A genomic segment from Thermostichus lividus PCC 6715 encodes:
- a CDS encoding DUF1614 domain-containing protein, with the protein MIYLPVTLLLFILFLLLFPFIWLAIAIDVVEVAVAKLGFSPGVALLLFAAVILGSTINIPLYERVSRVAIVPDFTELWVARFWGIPLRKVEQKTIVALNVGGGLIPTLLALYELTRSNPLLIIVVTAIVTFVSYYSAQVVPGIGIQMNALVAPLTAALASVLLTGGYGAAPIAFAGGVLGTLIGADLLHLPEIERMTPGVLSIGGAGVFDGIALCGLFALLLT; encoded by the coding sequence ATGATTTACCTGCCTGTCACCTTACTGCTCTTTATACTTTTTTTGCTGCTCTTTCCCTTTATTTGGCTGGCGATCGCCATCGATGTGGTTGAAGTGGCGGTGGCCAAACTGGGCTTTTCGCCAGGCGTTGCCCTGCTGTTATTTGCTGCGGTGATTTTGGGCAGCACGATTAACATTCCCCTCTACGAGCGAGTCTCGCGGGTCGCGATCGTGCCGGATTTCACAGAGCTTTGGGTCGCTCGATTTTGGGGCATTCCCCTACGGAAGGTTGAGCAAAAGACAATTGTGGCCTTGAATGTGGGCGGCGGGCTGATTCCAACGCTGCTTGCCCTCTACGAATTGACGCGCTCCAACCCCTTGCTGATCATAGTGGTGACAGCAATTGTCACCTTCGTGAGCTATTATTCAGCCCAAGTCGTTCCTGGGATTGGGATTCAGATGAATGCACTGGTTGCCCCCCTCACCGCCGCACTTGCATCTGTGCTGCTGACAGGGGGCTATGGAGCAGCACCGATCGCCTTTGCTGGCGGGGTATTAGGAACGTTGATTGGCGCGGACTTGCTACATCTGCCAGAAATTGAGCGCATGACCCCTGGGGTGCTCAGCATCGGCGGTGCCGGCGTCTTTGATGGGATTGCGCTGTGCGGCCTATTTGCCTTGTTGTTAACCTAG
- a CDS encoding pentapeptide repeat-containing protein yields the protein MDADVLLKRYNLGDRDFSGTHLRRANLSRCILTGIDLSRADLTDAALQGANLQGADLQGAILSDVNLSQADLRGADLRGVILVSADLRWVSLRKANLTGADLSRANLANADLSEANLTGAQLSEAILRDANLTLADLTLAELERANLSRANLTEAYLRGADLADAILRESQLVQANLRGANLGATNLQQANLERAVLIGANLRRARLEEANLREVSFKEANLRHACLDKAKLVGADLRGVSLARALLRGADLNSAILIGANLMGANLSGADLRGANLIEAILTGASLSGVDLSVVDMTQAILPDGELSA from the coding sequence GTGGATGCTGACGTTTTACTCAAACGCTATAACCTTGGCGATCGCGACTTTAGCGGCACTCATTTGCGCCGCGCCAACCTCAGTCGCTGCATTCTCACAGGGATTGACCTGTCTCGCGCCGATCTCACCGATGCCGCACTGCAGGGAGCGAACCTGCAAGGGGCAGATCTGCAAGGCGCCATTCTCAGCGACGTGAACCTGAGCCAAGCGGATTTGCGCGGCGCCGACCTCCGAGGGGTGATTCTTGTGAGTGCGGATCTACGCTGGGTATCGCTACGGAAAGCTAACTTAACGGGGGCTGATTTGAGTCGTGCCAACTTGGCCAATGCCGATCTCAGTGAAGCCAACCTCACCGGTGCCCAACTCAGTGAAGCCATCTTGCGGGATGCAAACCTGACCTTAGCGGATTTGACCCTAGCGGAACTGGAGCGCGCCAACCTGAGTCGTGCCAACTTGACCGAGGCTTACCTGCGCGGTGCTGACTTAGCAGATGCCATCCTGCGGGAAAGCCAACTGGTACAAGCCAACCTGCGGGGTGCCAACCTAGGAGCCACCAATTTGCAGCAAGCCAACCTTGAGCGAGCCGTGCTGATTGGGGCAAACCTGCGCCGCGCTCGCTTAGAAGAAGCCAATTTGCGGGAGGTGTCGTTTAAGGAAGCCAATTTACGCCATGCCTGCCTTGACAAAGCCAAGTTGGTGGGGGCTGACCTGCGGGGGGTAAGCTTGGCACGGGCACTCTTGCGCGGGGCGGATCTAAATTCGGCGATTTTAATCGGTGCTAACCTCATGGGGGCAAACCTCAGCGGTGCTGATCTACGGGGGGCAAACCTCATTGAAGCGATTTTGACCGGTGCCAGTCTCAGCGGTGTGGATCTCAGTGTGGTGGATATGACCCAAGCGATTCTTCCCGATGGTGAACTATCGGCTTAG
- the cofH gene encoding 7,8-didemethyl-8-hydroxy-5-deazariboflavin synthase subunit CofH, producing the protein MAPATPIPMLRVPSLDNLLSGNGLEASTALTLLASAMPVAETVSPSATDLPPLLRDIQASANQCRQQQVGEIVTYVINRNINFTNICEQHCAFCAFRREAIAPDAYWLTTEAILRKTAEAVAQGATELCMQGGLNPAAKVRGSSLRYYQQLVREIKTAFPQVHLHAFSPQEIQFIAREDGHSYAEVIATLHETGVDSMPGTAAEVLVDAVRAKICPEKLDTATWIEIVGTAHRLGVWTTSTMLCGHIETPQDQIAHLQHLKELQRTALDKGYPGRISEFILLPYVGEHAPRAMRQWVGHPQPRLWPTLVLTAVARLFLGQWIPNHQPSWVKLGLAGATMALHWGCNDLGGTLMEEHITSVAGARGGTALGVADLEAAIRSVGRTPCQRTTLYHHLGEVHYDNAV; encoded by the coding sequence ATGGCTCCTGCAACCCCCATCCCGATGCTGAGAGTACCTTCCTTAGACAATCTACTGAGTGGTAACGGTTTGGAGGCGAGCACTGCCCTCACGCTCTTAGCGTCTGCCATGCCTGTTGCCGAGACTGTCTCCCCGTCCGCCACAGATCTGCCCCCGCTGTTAAGAGACATTCAAGCCAGTGCAAATCAATGCCGACAACAGCAGGTCGGCGAAATTGTCACCTACGTGATTAACCGGAATATTAATTTCACCAATATCTGCGAGCAACACTGTGCTTTTTGTGCCTTTCGTCGGGAGGCGATCGCTCCGGATGCCTACTGGTTGACGACGGAGGCGATCCTCCGGAAAACTGCTGAGGCCGTCGCCCAAGGTGCCACAGAACTTTGTATGCAGGGGGGGCTGAATCCCGCTGCCAAGGTGCGGGGGTCGAGCCTGCGGTACTATCAGCAGCTTGTCCGCGAGATTAAAACAGCCTTTCCGCAGGTGCACCTGCACGCATTTTCCCCCCAAGAAATTCAGTTTATTGCCCGCGAAGATGGCCACTCCTACGCTGAGGTGATTGCGACCCTCCATGAAACGGGGGTGGACTCAATGCCAGGCACCGCCGCAGAAGTGCTGGTGGATGCTGTCCGCGCTAAAATTTGCCCTGAGAAACTTGATACGGCAACTTGGATAGAGATTGTTGGTACAGCCCACCGGCTAGGGGTGTGGACAACCAGTACCATGCTCTGCGGCCATATTGAAACACCCCAAGATCAAATCGCCCATTTGCAGCACCTAAAAGAGCTACAGCGCACCGCCTTAGACAAGGGCTACCCTGGCCGCATCAGCGAATTTATTCTACTGCCCTACGTTGGGGAACACGCCCCCAGAGCCATGCGACAATGGGTGGGGCACCCACAACCACGGTTATGGCCAACGTTGGTACTGACCGCCGTGGCACGCTTATTTCTGGGGCAGTGGATTCCTAACCATCAACCCAGTTGGGTCAAGTTAGGCTTAGCAGGAGCAACCATGGCGCTACATTGGGGCTGTAATGACTTGGGGGGCACCCTCATGGAGGAGCACATTACCTCCGTCGCGGGGGCGCGGGGCGGCACAGCTCTGGGGGTGGCCGATCTTGAAGCTGCGATTCGCTCTGTTGGGCGCACTCCCTGTCAGCGGACTACTCTTTACCATCACCTTGGCGAGGTTCACTATGACAACGCAGTCTAA
- a CDS encoding DUF3352 domain-containing protein has product MTTQSKPSVPRLQRHRSWVWGGVAVVVVGAGVAAAIFLWQQLSRRPVAAGMAIAPQNALFTLSLPTDPSPWQAVAQSNLLQRQPWLAPDYGPVSPRGVELAGADYLKEVRPFIGKQATLVMLPMTPETVQELPEPPFVWIVPTLNLPMGEQLLQRFMGSPLTEVNGIKIFSAKGVLPTAEQGAIALVNHADQSYIVWSRHQSALKEVITTAQANNGIATKSDYQHAIKDLPPRRPLVELYVNLPAFVASQSAAPDGALPNPPRDIEGLVAAVDMTPQDIDLQAVTWIPQDRQRLIQEGQSRELSRLVPDTTLAFYGAGSFQALWQNTPQGVQKAISDTVEDLTGLDWQSTFVPWMTGEFAAAFVPVPSLRNAPSLLFLSQTNDRPRAEAAFQELDQQIRDRLKWRIQQTSPAPQPMTTWSIPPGLPVAQHGWLSNNTLFLGLGPSLLADITPRPPRPLADSPLYRAVIPHPRGAQLYINLSDLSLFENSLLLPQLAPDVARSLQPFAALGVTTQVRNPQQTLYTVRIRLKDS; this is encoded by the coding sequence ATGACAACGCAGTCTAAACCGTCAGTACCGCGGCTTCAACGGCATCGCTCTTGGGTATGGGGGGGGGTGGCGGTTGTTGTCGTTGGTGCGGGGGTGGCAGCGGCGATATTTCTTTGGCAACAGTTGAGTCGTCGTCCTGTCGCAGCGGGAATGGCGATCGCCCCTCAAAATGCCTTGTTTACTCTATCGCTCCCCACCGATCCTAGCCCATGGCAAGCCGTTGCTCAAAGCAACCTGCTCCAGCGTCAGCCTTGGTTAGCACCAGACTATGGGCCGGTATCTCCTAGGGGTGTTGAGTTGGCAGGGGCTGACTATCTTAAAGAGGTGCGTCCCTTCATTGGCAAGCAGGCCACCTTAGTGATGTTGCCGATGACCCCAGAGACGGTGCAAGAGTTGCCTGAACCGCCGTTTGTGTGGATTGTGCCCACCCTTAACCTGCCGATGGGGGAGCAACTGCTGCAACGCTTTATGGGATCGCCCCTCACTGAGGTGAACGGCATCAAGATCTTTAGCGCGAAAGGAGTTTTACCGACGGCTGAACAGGGGGCGATCGCCCTCGTCAACCATGCTGATCAGTCTTATATTGTCTGGAGTCGGCACCAGAGCGCCCTTAAAGAGGTCATTACCACCGCTCAGGCAAATAACGGTATTGCCACCAAATCCGATTATCAGCACGCCATCAAGGACTTACCCCCCCGCCGTCCCCTCGTGGAACTCTACGTCAATTTACCTGCCTTTGTTGCCAGCCAGTCTGCGGCTCCCGATGGCGCACTACCGAACCCCCCCCGAGACATTGAAGGGCTAGTGGCTGCTGTCGATATGACTCCGCAGGACATTGACCTGCAAGCCGTGACGTGGATCCCCCAAGACCGACAGCGCCTTATCCAAGAAGGGCAAAGTCGGGAGCTGAGTCGTCTGGTGCCCGATACAACATTAGCGTTTTACGGTGCTGGCTCCTTTCAAGCCCTCTGGCAAAATACGCCCCAGGGTGTGCAAAAGGCGATTAGCGACACTGTTGAGGACTTGACAGGCCTAGACTGGCAGAGCACCTTTGTGCCTTGGATGACCGGTGAATTTGCCGCTGCATTTGTGCCAGTGCCCTCGCTGCGCAATGCTCCCAGCCTCCTATTTTTGAGCCAAACCAACGATCGCCCCCGTGCGGAAGCAGCATTTCAAGAACTGGATCAGCAAATTCGCGATCGGCTGAAGTGGCGGATCCAGCAAACCAGCCCAGCGCCGCAGCCCATGACCACGTGGAGTATTCCCCCTGGCTTACCGGTTGCCCAGCACGGCTGGCTCAGCAATAACACCCTGTTTTTAGGTCTAGGGCCGTCCCTCTTGGCGGATATTACCCCCCGGCCACCTCGCCCCCTTGCCGATAGCCCACTGTACCGTGCCGTTATTCCCCATCCGCGCGGGGCGCAGTTGTATATTAACCTTAGCGATCTGAGTCTGTTTGAAAATAGCCTGCTGCTGCCGCAATTGGCACCAGATGTGGCGCGATCGCTGCAACCCTTTGCCGCCTTGGGTGTGACCACCCAAGTTCGGAATCCGCAACAAACGCTTTACACTGTCCGAATTCGCTTAAAAGACTCATAG
- the rpsF gene encoding 30S ribosomal protein S6, whose product MINRTYETLYIIRPDVGEEQLEQIISQFRTLLEEQGATKLKLQNRGKRRFAYPIKKLREGYYVLMTYTAPGTAIAPMEKAMRLNEAILRFMTITTEAESDQDEVESDNPVLARA is encoded by the coding sequence GTGATTAATCGTACTTACGAAACCCTCTACATTATTCGCCCGGATGTTGGTGAGGAGCAACTGGAGCAAATTATTAGCCAATTTCGCACGTTGTTAGAGGAACAGGGTGCCACCAAACTAAAACTGCAAAATCGTGGCAAGCGCCGTTTTGCCTATCCTATTAAGAAACTACGGGAAGGGTACTATGTGCTCATGACCTATACAGCACCCGGCACGGCGATCGCTCCGATGGAAAAAGCCATGCGTCTGAATGAGGCAATTCTGCGGTTTATGACCATTACCACCGAGGCAGAGAGTGACCAGGATGAGGTTGAAAGTGATAATCCAGTCCTAGCACGGGCTTAA
- a CDS encoding fumarylacetoacetate hydrolase family protein: MVDRFVRVQTTAGQVCYGTLQLNREVIVWDAAPWLHGQPTPQVLRPDAYQLLAPCSPSKIVAVGRNYPKHAAEMGSTVPTEPLIFLKPPTTVQAPGAPIWYPPQISQLDYEGELAVVIGERTRACTPTEALSHIWGYTVANDVTARDIQQREQQWTRSKGFDTFCPLGPWIVRHVASDARLQTFVNDAPQPMQSATIDQMVFSPAKLVSFISYVMTLLPGDVILTGTPEGIGSLKVGDRVRVEVEGIGSLVSIVTTPETPWTPSLERIY; this comes from the coding sequence ATGGTCGATCGCTTTGTGCGAGTACAAACCACGGCGGGGCAAGTGTGCTATGGCACACTGCAATTGAACCGTGAGGTCATCGTTTGGGATGCTGCACCGTGGCTGCACGGGCAACCCACCCCCCAAGTGCTGCGCCCCGACGCTTATCAACTATTAGCACCCTGTTCGCCATCAAAAATTGTTGCCGTTGGCCGCAACTACCCCAAGCATGCGGCGGAAATGGGAAGCACAGTGCCAACAGAGCCGCTTATTTTTCTCAAGCCCCCCACCACTGTGCAAGCCCCTGGTGCTCCCATCTGGTATCCTCCCCAGATTAGCCAACTAGACTATGAAGGGGAGCTGGCGGTAGTGATAGGGGAACGCACCCGCGCCTGCACCCCAACCGAGGCGCTCAGCCATATCTGGGGCTATACTGTGGCCAATGATGTCACCGCTCGAGATATTCAACAGCGAGAGCAGCAGTGGACTCGTTCAAAAGGATTTGATACCTTTTGTCCCCTTGGTCCGTGGATTGTTCGCCATGTGGCTAGCGATGCCCGCTTGCAAACCTTTGTGAACGATGCACCACAACCAATGCAGTCGGCCACCATTGATCAAATGGTTTTTTCCCCCGCCAAGCTGGTGAGCTTTATTAGCTATGTGATGACGCTGCTGCCTGGCGATGTGATCTTAACTGGTACGCCGGAGGGAATTGGCTCGCTTAAGGTGGGCGATCGCGTCCGGGTTGAGGTTGAAGGCATTGGCAGCTTAGTCTCGATCGTCACTACCCCAGAAACACCGTGGACTCCATCTCTAGAACGTATCTACTAA
- the ribBA gene encoding bifunctional 3,4-dihydroxy-2-butanone-4-phosphate synthase/GTP cyclohydrolase II — MNDSFTFDSIDAALEALRRGEVIVVVDDEHRENEGDLIGAAARVTPAMINFMAVNARGLICLAMEGDRLDQLDLPLMVTTNTDSNQTAFTVSVDAGSRWGVTTGISAEDRARTIQALIDPSTQPQDLRRPGHIFPLRSRPGGVLKRAGHTEAAVDLTRLAGLYPAGIICEIQNPDGSMSRLPELMAYARTHHLKIISIADLISYRLQHERFIRREAVAALPTEFGEFQIYGYRNSLDHSEHVAIVKGDPASFSHHPVLVRVHSECLTGDALGSLRCDCRMQLQAALKMINAAGEGVVVYLRQEGRGIGLVNKLRAYSLQDMGMDTVEANEHLGFPADLRNYGVGAQMLNDLGVRQIRLITNNPRKIAGLKGYGLEVVDRVPLLIEATPYNTSYLTTKAEKLGHLLLQTYLLTVAFRWQEVNLSMGDRYERLEKLRHLAAGMDLLVREDARPVAQAIFSHPDLIVHFGFDQPDLADRHWMQQPEHPYVLAVQQLLETFCQWPNLASFEFLVATGSDPMLNLPMHLDRQPYHQQLPAQWQPHLIYTYACSKTLDVN; from the coding sequence TTGAACGATTCATTTACTTTTGACTCAATTGATGCTGCCCTTGAAGCATTGCGTCGCGGTGAAGTGATTGTCGTGGTAGATGATGAGCACCGTGAGAATGAGGGGGACTTAATTGGAGCAGCGGCGCGGGTGACCCCTGCCATGATTAACTTTATGGCCGTCAATGCTCGCGGGTTAATTTGTTTGGCGATGGAGGGCGATCGCCTCGATCAGCTAGACTTGCCCCTGATGGTGACCACTAATACCGACAGCAACCAAACGGCCTTTACAGTCAGTGTGGATGCCGGTTCCCGCTGGGGGGTCACCACGGGGATTTCCGCAGAGGATCGGGCACGCACCATCCAAGCGTTGATTGATCCGAGCACCCAACCGCAAGACTTGCGCCGACCTGGGCATATATTCCCCTTGCGATCGCGCCCTGGAGGGGTGCTAAAGCGCGCCGGCCACACCGAAGCGGCAGTGGATTTAACTCGCTTGGCGGGACTGTATCCCGCTGGCATCATTTGTGAAATCCAGAATCCGGATGGCTCCATGTCGCGGCTGCCGGAGTTGATGGCCTATGCCCGCACCCATCACCTCAAAATTATTAGCATTGCGGATCTCATTAGCTATCGCCTACAGCACGAGCGGTTTATCCGCCGCGAAGCCGTCGCTGCTTTACCCACTGAGTTTGGAGAGTTTCAAATTTATGGCTATCGCAACTCCCTCGACCACTCTGAGCATGTGGCCATTGTCAAAGGGGATCCGGCCAGCTTTAGCCACCACCCCGTTCTTGTGCGGGTACATTCAGAATGTCTGACAGGAGATGCCTTGGGGTCGTTGCGCTGCGACTGCCGTATGCAATTGCAGGCTGCCCTGAAAATGATTAATGCCGCGGGGGAAGGTGTGGTTGTGTATCTGCGCCAAGAAGGGCGGGGAATTGGTTTAGTGAATAAACTCCGCGCCTACTCGCTTCAAGATATGGGGATGGATACCGTTGAGGCCAATGAGCATTTAGGGTTTCCGGCAGATCTGCGCAACTACGGCGTTGGTGCCCAAATGCTCAATGATTTAGGGGTGCGTCAAATTCGCCTCATTACGAACAACCCGCGCAAAATTGCTGGCCTCAAGGGCTATGGCCTAGAAGTGGTGGATCGCGTGCCGCTCCTGATTGAGGCCACCCCCTACAACACTAGCTACTTAACGACCAAAGCTGAGAAACTCGGGCACTTGCTGCTGCAAACCTATCTGTTAACGGTGGCCTTTCGTTGGCAAGAGGTCAATCTGAGCATGGGCGATCGCTACGAACGCTTAGAAAAACTGCGCCATCTGGCAGCGGGGATGGACTTATTGGTACGGGAAGACGCCCGACCTGTTGCCCAAGCTATTTTTAGCCACCCCGACTTAATTGTCCATTTTGGCTTTGATCAACCGGATCTCGCCGATCGCCACTGGATGCAGCAGCCGGAGCATCCCTACGTGCTTGCGGTGCAGCAGTTGTTAGAGACCTTTTGCCAGTGGCCGAACCTAGCAAGTTTTGAGTTCTTGGTAGCCACCGGCAGCGATCCTATGCTGAACCTCCCGATGCACCTTGATCGCCAGCCCTACCACCAACAACTGCCCGCCCAGTGGCAACCCCATCTGATCTATACCTATGCCTGCTCAAAGACGCTCGACGTGAACTAG
- a CDS encoding Mo-dependent nitrogenase C-terminal domain-containing protein: MNQEMTQSLPIMATLRQWLLTLPVDTPAIAHRICRWIPAQCPFARRISLWGRPVITIPPLCKLNPFYEEIILLRFRALTYLSDVCGEDISQYV; encoded by the coding sequence ATGAATCAAGAGATGACCCAATCCCTTCCAATAATGGCTACCCTGCGGCAATGGCTCTTGACCTTACCGGTGGACACCCCGGCGATCGCCCACCGTATTTGTCGATGGATTCCTGCCCAGTGCCCCTTTGCCCGCCGCATTTCTTTATGGGGACGTCCCGTGATCACCATTCCGCCCTTGTGTAAACTCAATCCTTTTTACGAAGAGATTATTCTGTTGCGGTTTCGCGCCCTAACGTACCTCAGTGACGTTTGTGGTGAGGACATTAGCCAGTATGTCTAG
- the secA gene encoding preprotein translocase subunit SecA, with translation MLKALFGDPNQRKVKKYQPYVVEINLLEEQIQALSDSELQAKTGEFKQRLENGEALDDLLPEAFAVVREASRRVLGMRHFDVQLIGGMILHDGQIAEMKTGEGKTLVATLPAYLNALTGKGVHIVTVNDYLARRDAEWMGQVHRFLGLSVGLIQQQMAPQERQKSYACDITYATNSEIGFDYLRDNMATSMAEVVQRPFNYCVIDEVDSVLIDEARTPLIISGQVERPTEKYLKAAAIARSLKNEEHYEVDEKARNVLMTDEGFIEAEKLLGVEDLYDPQDPWAHYIFNAIKAKELFHKDVHYIVRNGEVVIVDEFTGRVMVGRRWSDGLHQAIEAKEGLDIQNESQTLATITYQNLFLLYPKLAGMTGTAKTEEAEFEKIYKLEVTVVPTNRPSRRRDLSDVVYKTERGKWLAVASECAEIHAQGRPVLVGTTSVEKSEILSQLLRELEIPHNLLNAKPENVERESEIIAQAGRKGAVTISTNMAGRGTDIILGGNADYMARLKVREYFMPRIVMPPSDDPMMLLGLMQSRQGGQGFGQAAPKNWKVSTSLFPCEISKDAEKLLRHAVEVAVKTYGERSIPELQAEDMLAIASEKAPTDDPVIQALRAAFNRIREEYEVVTKKEHEEVVELGGLHVIGTERHESRRIDNQLRGRAGRQGDPGSTRFFLSLEDNLLRIFGGDRVAAIMNALRVDEDMPIESGLLTRSLENAQRKVETYYYDIRKQVFEYDEVMNNQRRAIYAERRRVLEGEDLKDRVLEYAEKTMDDIIAAYVNPDLPSEEWDLEGLVSKVQEFVYLLADLRPEHIAHLSVPEMQAFLHEQVRTAYEQKEAEIDRLQAGLMRQAERFFILQQIDMLWREHLQQMDALRESVGLRGYGQEDPLVEYKREGYELFLDMMVMIRRNVVYSLFQFQPQVAPPPEVSSSESV, from the coding sequence ATGCTGAAAGCCCTATTTGGCGATCCCAATCAGCGCAAGGTTAAAAAATATCAACCCTACGTGGTCGAGATCAACCTGCTGGAGGAGCAGATTCAGGCTCTAAGCGATAGTGAGTTACAGGCCAAAACCGGTGAATTCAAGCAACGGTTGGAGAACGGCGAAGCCCTTGATGACCTCTTGCCCGAAGCCTTTGCGGTGGTGCGCGAAGCGTCACGGCGGGTCTTGGGAATGCGGCACTTTGATGTGCAGCTCATCGGCGGCATGATTCTGCACGATGGTCAAATTGCCGAAATGAAAACGGGCGAAGGAAAAACCCTTGTGGCCACCCTGCCCGCCTACCTCAATGCCTTAACTGGCAAAGGGGTGCACATTGTTACGGTGAACGATTACTTGGCGCGGCGCGATGCAGAGTGGATGGGGCAAGTACATCGATTTTTAGGGTTAAGCGTTGGGCTAATTCAGCAGCAGATGGCTCCCCAAGAGCGCCAAAAAAGCTATGCGTGCGACATTACCTATGCCACCAACAGTGAAATTGGCTTTGACTACCTGCGGGATAATATGGCCACCTCCATGGCTGAGGTGGTGCAGCGGCCGTTTAACTACTGCGTGATTGACGAAGTGGACTCGGTGCTCATTGACGAAGCCCGCACCCCGCTGATTATTTCTGGGCAAGTGGAGCGGCCTACCGAAAAATACCTGAAGGCGGCAGCCATTGCCCGTAGCCTCAAAAATGAGGAGCACTACGAGGTGGATGAAAAGGCACGCAACGTCTTAATGACGGATGAAGGCTTTATCGAGGCAGAAAAGTTGCTGGGGGTAGAGGATCTCTACGATCCGCAGGATCCGTGGGCGCACTACATCTTTAATGCCATTAAGGCCAAGGAACTTTTCCACAAGGATGTGCACTACATTGTCCGCAATGGTGAGGTTGTCATTGTGGATGAGTTTACGGGGCGAGTGATGGTGGGTCGCCGCTGGAGTGATGGCCTTCACCAAGCCATTGAGGCAAAAGAGGGGCTGGATATTCAAAACGAGTCGCAGACCCTTGCAACCATCACCTATCAAAACCTATTTTTGCTCTATCCCAAGTTGGCGGGGATGACCGGAACAGCCAAGACCGAGGAAGCAGAGTTTGAAAAAATCTACAAGCTAGAGGTGACTGTAGTACCCACCAATCGCCCCAGCCGGCGGCGGGATCTGTCTGATGTGGTCTATAAAACAGAGCGGGGGAAATGGCTTGCAGTGGCCAGCGAGTGTGCGGAAATTCATGCCCAAGGGCGACCGGTTCTGGTGGGAACCACCAGCGTTGAAAAGTCTGAGATTTTGTCCCAGTTGTTGCGGGAACTGGAAATTCCCCATAACCTTCTGAATGCCAAGCCAGAGAATGTGGAGCGGGAGTCGGAAATTATTGCTCAGGCTGGGCGCAAGGGGGCGGTGACCATCTCGACCAATATGGCCGGTCGGGGTACAGACATTATCCTTGGCGGTAACGCTGATTATATGGCACGGCTGAAGGTGCGGGAATATTTTATGCCCCGAATTGTCATGCCTCCCAGTGATGATCCAATGATGCTGTTGGGGTTGATGCAAAGCCGCCAAGGGGGGCAGGGCTTTGGTCAAGCTGCACCTAAGAACTGGAAGGTTTCAACGAGCTTGTTTCCCTGCGAGATCAGCAAGGATGCTGAAAAGTTGCTGCGCCATGCGGTGGAGGTTGCAGTTAAAACCTACGGTGAGCGCAGTATTCCTGAACTGCAAGCCGAGGATATGCTGGCGATCGCCTCGGAAAAAGCCCCTACCGATGATCCCGTCATTCAAGCGCTGCGGGCTGCGTTTAATCGCATTCGGGAAGAGTACGAAGTCGTCACTAAAAAAGAACACGAGGAGGTGGTGGAGCTAGGCGGTCTGCACGTTATTGGCACGGAGCGGCATGAGTCACGCCGAATTGATAACCAATTGCGGGGGCGTGCCGGTCGCCAAGGGGATCCAGGCTCAACCCGCTTTTTCCTGAGCTTAGAAGATAATCTGCTGCGTATTTTTGGGGGCGATCGCGTCGCAGCGATTATGAATGCCCTGCGGGTTGATGAAGATATGCCCATTGAATCAGGGTTGCTGACCCGTAGCCTCGAAAATGCCCAGCGCAAGGTTGAAACCTACTACTACGACATCCGCAAGCAGGTGTTTGAGTACGACGAAGTGATGAACAACCAGCGGCGGGCAATCTATGCAGAGCGGCGGCGGGTGCTCGAGGGGGAAGACCTGAAGGATCGGGTGCTTGAGTACGCCGAAAAAACGATGGATGATATTATCGCCGCCTACGTCAACCCAGATCTACCCTCTGAGGAATGGGATTTAGAGGGGCTGGTGAGTAAGGTACAGGAATTTGTTTATTTACTGGCAGATTTGCGCCCGGAACACATTGCCCACCTCAGCGTGCCGGAAATGCAAGCCTTTTTGCACGAGCAAGTGCGCACCGCCTATGAACAAAAAGAAGCAGAGATTGATCGTCTCCAAGCAGGATTAATGCGGCAGGCAGAGCGGTTCTTTATTTTGCAGCAAATTGATATGCTCTGGCGTGAGCACCTACAGCAGATGGATGCCCTGCGCGAATCCGTGGGGTTGCGGGGCTATGGCCAAGAGGATCCCCTCGTCGAGTATAAGCGCGAAGGCTACGAGCTATTCCTCGACATGATGGTTATGATCCGCCGCAATGTGGTTTACTCCCTGTTCCAGTTTCAGCCTCAGGTGGCACCACCACCGGAAGTTTCCTCCTCGGAGTCGGTGTAG